The Dethiosulfovibrio peptidovorans DSM 11002 nucleotide sequence GCCGACTTTCTCATCAAGGCGAAGCACCTGAGCGTCATGGAGCATTGTTCCATGACCTTCGCCGTTTCCGGGGTTTCCAGGACCTTGTTGGCCCAGTACAGTCGTCACAGGATAGGGGTTAGCCTCAGCGTTCAGAGTCAGCGATATGTCTCGGAGAGGTCCGATTCTGGAGCTGTCTTCGATCACGTGGTTCCCCCTACCGTATCTGCCTCTCCGGAGGCCATGGAGATATTTTCCAAGGCAATGGAAAGCTGTCAGGACTATTACGATAGACTGTTGGACGTTGGAATCCCCAGGGAGGACGCTAGGTTCGTACTTCCCGGCGCGATAACTACTAACTTCGTCACCACGTTGAACCTGCGGTCGTTTCTCGATGTATACAGCAAGAGGGTCAGCGTCAAGGGGGCGCAGTGGGAGATCCGGGAGCTTTTGGTCGAGATGGGAAGGTTGTTGCTCGAAAAAGAATCCTGGCTTAAGCCTTATCTGGGCTCCGATCTGGAGGAGAAACGATGATATTAGGTCCAATCAAGTTCATGGCTCTTTTGGCCGGAGCCTCCGATAGGGTATCGGAAAACGCCTGTCCTGAGACCCTGCCGGTCGGAGGCCAAGCGGTCATAGAGGGGGTCATAATGAAGGGTCCCAGCCATTGGGGGATGGCGGTGCGTCGCCCCGATGGCGAAATATGGAAAGACCGCTGGCCTTGCGCCGGGTGGGATAAAAAAGGTATATGGAAAAACCCTGTTTTCAGGGGAATGGCCACCATGGCAGAGATGCTCAGAGAAGGCTTCAGGGCTCTGTCCCGATCCGCCCAGATAGCTCTAGGGGAGGAAGAGGAACTTACCTCCTTCGATATAGCGATGTCCGTCCTGGTGGCGGTAGTGGCGGTCGTAGGGCTTTTCGTCGCCCTGCCCCTTTGGATCGGCGATCTTTTCGGTGGCTGGTTCGGCCTGGGACATCTGGGTAAAAACGTGGTGGAGGGCGTCGCCAGAGGGCTCGTCTTCGTCACCTACGTCGGCTGTATCGGCCTGTGGAAGGATATTCGAGAGGTTCTGATGTACCACGGAGCGGAGCACAAGACCATAAACGCCTTCGAGGCCGGTTCCCCTATGACGGTAAAAAGGATAGGAAGGTACTCCAGGATCCATCCCAGATGTGGGACGTCCTTTCTTATGGTTGTGGTGGTCATGAGCATTCTCGTCTTCTCCCTGGTCGGAGGGGGAGGCATTCTGTGGAGGGTGGGATCCAGGGTGGTGCTGTTGCCTCTGGTGATAGGTCTTTCCTACGAGATAATACGTTCCTCCGCGAAATGGGGTTCCTTGGGAAAGAGCATAATGGCTCCGGCCTTGAGCCTGCAGTACCTCACGACCAGGATACCGACCTACAGGCAGTTGGAGGTTGCCCTGTCCGCCTTGGAATCCGCTCTTGACGTCTCTTTCTTGCCCGATAGACCTGGGAGGGATCTGTACCGTGAAACTAGACGATAAACTTCAGGAAATAGCGGCCACCCACGAGGAAATAGAACACAAGATGGCCGACCCCTCTGTTACCTCCAATCCGAAGGAGCTTCAATCTCTGGGAAAGAAACATGCCGAGCTGTCGGAGATCGTGGAGGCATACGAAGAATACAAGAGGATAAGGTCCGAGCTGGAGGAGGCTAAGGCTCTTCTGGACTCGGATGACCCCGAGATGGCCCAGTTGGCCAAGGAGGAGGTCCACAGTCTGGAGCCTCTTCTGGAGGAGCAGGAGAAAAAGGTTACTTTGTTGCTTCTTCCCAAGGACCCGAACGATGATAAAAGCGTGATGGTAGAGATAAGAGCCGGTACCGGCGGAGACGAGGCCGCGCTTTTCGCCTCCGACCTTTTCCGTATGTACAGTCGTTTCGCCGAGCAGCGTCGGTGGTCGGTAGAGATACTTGATGCCAACGAAACGGAGATAGGCGGCTACAAGGAGATCGTCTTCAAGGTCGACGGCCAGGGGGCCTACAGCGATCTAAAGTACGAGAGCGGGGTGCACAGGGTCCAGAGGGTTCCTGCCACCGAGTCGGGGGGGAGGATACACACGTCCGCAGCCACTGTGGCGGTCTTGCCCGAGGCGGAGGAGTTCGACGTTGAGGTTCGTCAGGAAGACCTCAAGATAGATACCTACCGTTCCAGCGGCGCCGGAGGACAGCACGTCAACATGACCGATTCTGCTGTCAGGATCACCCATCTGCCGACCGGTATAGTCGTTACCTGCCAGGACGAGAGATCTCAGATAAAGAACAGGGCGAGGGCCATGGCTTTTCTGCGGACCAAGCTCTACGACATGGAACAGCGGAAGAGACAGGATGCCGAAGCCCAGGAGCGAAAGGGACAGATAGGTTCGGGGGACCGTTCCGAGAGGATAAGAACCTACAACTTTCCTCAAAACAGGATAACCGACCATCGGATAGGACTTACCCTTTACAAACTCGACGCCGCCATGGGAGGATCTATAACTGAGCTGGTGGAGGCTCTTCGGATGGCAGAACAGGCGGAGCGTATGAAGGATCTGGACGATAGGTGAGCCTCCCCCTGAAAGATCTGAGGCGACTGTTCATAGCGGATCTTTCCGAAACCGGGGTTGATAATCCCGATCTGGATGTTGATCTGATATTGTCCCATTTTATGGGTGTGAGTAGGTCGTGGATTCACTGTCATGGGGAATTCCCCTTTGAAGGTGCTACATTGGACTTAATGAAGGAGGCTGTCTTTCGTAGGAAGGGCAGAGAGCCTCTACACTATATTTTAGGCAGCTGTCCTTTCTGGGGGAAGACTCTGTCCGTGAGGTCCGGCACCCTGATTCCCCGGCCTGAGACGGAGTTTTTGGTCGAGGTCGCTTTAAATTATTTCGACGGCGGGACGTTCGTCGACTGGGGGACCGGCTCGGGATGTATCACCTGTGCGATTCTGTCCGATAGACCGGATGCCTCCTGTATCGCTGTAGATTCCGAGGCGTCGGCGATAGAGGTCGCCTACGGTAATCTCCGGAGGGAGGGCTTTTTAAACCGCTGTCTGCTTTGGCACGGTTCGACTCCCGAGTCCATCCCAGTGGCTTCCGGAACGGTGGACCTGATAGTCTCCAATCCACCCTATATTCCCTCCGAGGACGTTCCGTCGTTGATGCCGGAGGTCGCCCGTTACGAACCTCGTTCCGCCCTCGATGGAGGTAGGGACGGTCTGGATCCATACAGGATGCTCCTGCCATGGGCGAAGAGGACCTTACGGCCAGGAGGACTGCTTTGGGTCGAATTCGGAGGGGCAGATCAGGTTCGGCCTCTGGAAGAGATGGCGCCGTCGGGAATGTCGCTTCTCGAGGTCAGGAACGACCTTTCCGGCATACCTCGCCTTATGGGATGGCGTCGTGTATAATAATCAGCTGGTTATATCCTGCGATCGTGTCGCATGGAAGAGATATCAGAACTGAGGAGGAATTGTCATGGAACAGAGAGATCTTGTTATCATAGGAGCTGGGCCTGCCGGTCTTACCGCGGCCATCTACGGAAGAAGGGCCGGTTTGAGCACCTTGGTGATAGAGAAGGGTGTCTTTGGCGGCGCTATCTGCGTGACCGACGAGATCGAGAACTGGCCTGGAGTTAAGCACGCTACCGGCCCCGAGCTCGGAGATATGTTCAGAGATCACGCCGAATCCCTGAAGACAGAGTTCATGGAGGCCGAGGTCAAGTCCATCAAGGAGAACGGAGATTCCAAGATAGTCGTGACCGACAAGGGCGAGATAGAGGCTAAGGCCCTCATCGTCGCTACCGGAGCCAGCTTCAGAAAGCTCGGTTGCCCCGGAGAGGCCGAGTTCACCGGCAAGGGGGTCAGCTACTGCGCTACCTGTGACGGAGCCTTCTTCGAGGATCTTGAGATAGCGGTCATCGGAGGAGGAAACACCGCCGTAGAGGAGGCCTGCTACCTCACTCAGTTCGCCTCCAAGGTCTATATCGTACATAGAAGGGACAAGTTCCGGGCCGATCAGGTGGCTGTGGATCGTGCTCTGGCCAATCCCAAGATCCAGCCTGTCTGGGATTCCGTGGTCGAGGAGATCGCCGGAGACGGTATGGTCGAGAAGGTCGTTCTCAAGAACGTCAAGACCGGAGAGATCTCCGAGATCCCCGTATCCGGCGTATTCATGTTCGTCGGCAACACCCCCAACGCCGAGTTGGTCAAGGATATTCTGGAGACCGAAAAGGGCGGATGGGTCAAGACCGACGAAAAGATGGCCTCGTCGATGAAGGGACTCTTCGTCGCCGGCGACCTTAGGAGCAAATCCCTCCGCCAGGTTGTCACTGCCGCGAGCGACGGAGCAATCGCGGCCATGTCCTCCTACGAATATATTGCGGAGCACTTCTAGAAGATTTATACTTATAGGCGGTGGGGCGGGGTGGCTGTCACCCCGCCCTTTTCTTTAGGTAAAATGTCCCTTCAACGGAGGAGGATGATCGATGATCGTCACTGTGACTCTAAACCCAGCGGTCGATGAAGGCTATGTAGTCAGGGATTTCAATCCGGGAGGGTGGTTTCGGGCGGTATCGTCCGACAGATCTCCAGGGGGAAAGGGGATCAACGTCTCCCTGCTCCTGAATCAGCTGGGCCATGAATCGGCCGCTATGGGTTTTTTGGCGGGGTTTAATGGGGATTACATCAGAGACGTCTTGAGGCGCCTTCGCATAACCACCAACTTCGTACACGTTACCGGAGAGACCAGGACCAACGTCTATGTAGTGGACGAGACCGGCCGGGTCGAGACGGGAATATCCGAGTCCGGACCGGAGATCTCGGAGGATGCTCTCACTCGCTTTCTGTCCAATTACAGACGGATGTTGAACAGAGCTTCGGTGGTGGTTATAGGAGGCTCCATCCCTCCGGGAGTTCCGCAGGATATCTACAGGGATCTGGTGTCCATGGCCAAAGACGTAGGAGTGGAAACCTTCGTTGATGCCGCGGGGCCAGCTTTTATGGCCGGTATAGAGGCGGGACCGTCCTTTGCCAAGATCGACCATAGGTTCATGTCTCAACTTTCGGGAACCCCGCTTTCCACTCTGGACAACCTGATCCGCGCTGTCTCCGACCTCCACGATCTGGGGGTGAACTGGGCGGTCTCCTCGTATCACGTCTACGGAGACGTGTTTTTTACACCGGACGGCATCTATCTGGCAAAACTGGGAGACAGGACCGACGTGGTCTCCATGTTCGGGGCCAGCGATGCTCTGGTGGCTGGGTTAGTTGTGGGTTATATGGAAGGCATGTCTCCGGAGGAAGCCATCCGTTTCAGCATGGGCTGTGCCATGGAGGACGCTACCCACATGGCCAAGGGGATCAGCGGCAGAGAGGCAGTGGAACGGTATATGTCGACGGTGGAGATAGAGAAACTTCGTTGACCGTCGAATTTCGGTTCAAGCCGGAGACGGGAAACATCCGAAACTACTGATAGGAGGTGGGTGCTTATGGAACAGAAGAATCAGAACGCTCAGTTGGCCTATCAGGTCACTAGGATCAGAACTGCCTCTAGAGAACAGTTGTTGCTGATAACCTACGATATAGCCATTAGATTTTGCCTGTCCGCCGAATCGGCCATAGCGAAGGGCGATACCGAGGAAAGCCACGAGAACCTCTTGAGAGCTCAGAACGCAATTAGGGAACTTATGGTTTCACTCAACGTGCAGGTCGGTGGTTCCGTCGCGGAGAACTTGATGGGGCTATACGATTTCATGCATCGTAGCCTCGTGGAGGCCAACGTGGAGAAATCGGAGGAAAAGGTGGCTATGGTCAGGTCCATGCTGGAAGAGCTGCGGGATACCTGGCAGGAAGCATTGGAGAAGATCAAGAAAGAGGCCATCTCCAACAATCAGGAGGAGACCGTCCCGTCCGGGGGAGGGGTTAGTTTTGCCGGTTAAGCTGGAAGATCTGGTAGCCGGATTGCTGAGACAGGAGCTTGATCTTTACCGGCTGCTCAGGTCGAGAATAGACGCAGAGCTGGAGGCCATCGACGGTGACGATATGGATCTCCTCATGTCCATCCTTCAGGAAAAACAGTCCATAATATCCAGACAGGAGCTTCTTATGGAGCGTTGGGGGGATGTGTCCTCCGAACTAGGGATATCGGAGGGCCGAGACGAACCGGTTTTCTGGAAGGCTCTTGCCTCGGCGGTGGGTGAGAGAGGCTACGAGGCCCTTATATCCAGGGTGAGAGAGATTCAGGATCTGGTCTCTGCCTCTATAGATTTCGAGAACGTCGCGCAGGAGAAGATGGCCGGAAAATTGAGTGAGCTCAGAAGCCGGATGTCCCGGGTCGCCAACGGCAAAAAGGCGGTACGGGGATATATGGGCAGCATCTGAAGGTGCCGTCGTGAGGATGGATACTCTTAAAAAAATGGCTGAGAAAGCCATTTTTTTATTATCCTTGGCTCTCTGTCTCTTTCTGTCCCCCGTGGCCGGACTAGCCGGTCCTTACGAAAGGGAGATAGCCTTAGGCAAAAAAGTGGCCTCTCAGGTAGAGGAGCAGTGGCCGATCGTATCCGATCCAGTCAAGGTCGCTAGGGTAAGGGCGGTGTTCGAGAGATTGCTTCCCTTCGTCGAGAGGAAGCTTCCCTACAGCGTGAATCTCCTGGATGCCGATTTTCCCAACGCCTTCTGTATCCCCGGAGGTGGAATATACGTCACATCCGGCATGTTGGATTTCGTTAGGAGCGACGGCGAATTGGCCGCTATTTTGGCTCACGAGTTGACCCATGCAGACAAAAACCACGTCATGATCCAGGCGGAGAGATCCCAGAAGCTGTCATTGGCTACCTTGGCTATCTTGATCGCCAGCGAGGGGCAGGCAGCCGCTGCCATGATGGCTGGAGTGGCTCAGATCGCCATAACCAACGGATACAGCCGGGACCTCGAGAGGGAGGCGGATCTTGGCGCCGTCGATAAGATTCACCGGGCCGGTTATCCTTCCGCCGCCGCTCTTACCGTGATGGAGGGGTTGGCAGCGGAACAGCTGAAGAGGCCTTACGTAGATCCCGGTGTTTTCATGGATCATCCTAGATTATCCGATAGAATCGACTATATCACGAGGTTCATAGAGGACAGCGGCTGGGAGCTCAGCCGTAAAGCCGCTTTGAATCTTTTAGTTACAGAGGTGAGGGAATCGGACTATAGGTTGGAGCTGACCGTCGACGGGCTGCCCGTCTGGTCGTCTTCCTCGGAGAATCGGGAGTACTTGGCCGAGGTGGCTTCGGCTATATCCGATAGCCTGGAACTTGAGACATCACCACACGACATACAGATAATAGGGACCCTCGAGGGACGGAAATCGCTTATCATAAGCGGACATATAATAGCTTCCGACCCCCTTCCGAAAGGAACATCCTCTCTGTCCGAGCTCAGAAAGGGCATATTGAAAGCTCTCTCCGCGGCTAAGGACAAGAACCCCACAGCAGACTATCTTTCCTGACGAAGAGCCCGACACGCTGCATCCGAACAGCCCGTCGGGTATAATGGTCGTGCCTCCTTGGAGGATTTTTTATAAGAACAGGAGGACTTCCATGTACCTTTCTCTGTACCGTCGCTATAGACCTCAGACTTTTCAGGACGTAACCGGCCAAAATACCGCCGTAGAGGTGGTGCGCCGCGCCGTCTCCAGGGGTAACGTGGGACACGCCTATCTCTTTTCCGGTCCTAGAGGTTGCGGAAAGACCACTGTAGCCAGGCTTTTCGCCAAGGCCGTCAACTGTAGTGACCGAGGCAAGGGCGGAGAACCCTGCAACGTCTGTGATTCCTGTCGCAGTATCTCGGAGGGAAACTCCCTCGACGTCGTAGAGATAGACGGAGCCTCCAATAACAGGGTCGACGAGATAAGGGATCTCAAGACCCACGTGGGGCTGGCGTCTTTTTCCTCTCCCTACAAGGTCTATATAGTGGACGAGGTCCACATGCTTTCCATAGGGGCTTTCAACGCCTTGTTGAAGACACTGGAGGAGCCCCCCGAGTCGGTGCTCTTCATCCTGGCGACCACGGAGCCCTTCAAGGTTCCGGTTACGATTCGTTCCAGATGTCAGCATATACCCTTTCACTCTATCGGTCTGGAGGATATGGTCTCCAGATTGCGTTATGTCACCGAACTGGAAAAGGTGAAATGCGACGACGACTCCCTATGGGAGATCGCCCGTCAGGCCGACGGTGGTCTGAGGGACGGGCTTTCACTGTTGGAGCAGGCTATGGCTGTCCAGGATGACGGGGTGGATTTGTCCGTGGTTGAACGGTTGGTGGGAGGAGGAAGTCACGGAGAGCTGTGTAGATGGCTCGACGGTTTTCACGAAAGAGGTGAAATGGGCACCCTCAAGGACCTCGAGGGGATGTTCCTCAGAGGCGCCTCTGTGGAGAGGGTGCTCGACGGACTTTACGTTATATTCAGGAATCTCTGGATAGCCTCTAGGTGGGGCGAGAAGGGAATAGACGCTTTGGGCCTGTCTCCCTGGGAAAGTCGTTTCCTGACCCGAACCGTCGGAAGATGGAACGAACCGTTTCTCAGGGATATGATGGAACTGACGTCGTCCCTTATGCCTCAGGGCAGAAGAGGACTGAGGCAGGACGTGCTGATCGGGATTTTGATGACCCGTCTGGTGCCTTCGGAAACGCCGTCCTCCATCAAGT carries:
- a CDS encoding DUF1385 domain-containing protein, yielding MILGPIKFMALLAGASDRVSENACPETLPVGGQAVIEGVIMKGPSHWGMAVRRPDGEIWKDRWPCAGWDKKGIWKNPVFRGMATMAEMLREGFRALSRSAQIALGEEEELTSFDIAMSVLVAVVAVVGLFVALPLWIGDLFGGWFGLGHLGKNVVEGVARGLVFVTYVGCIGLWKDIREVLMYHGAEHKTINAFEAGSPMTVKRIGRYSRIHPRCGTSFLMVVVVMSILVFSLVGGGGILWRVGSRVVLLPLVIGLSYEIIRSSAKWGSLGKSIMAPALSLQYLTTRIPTYRQLEVALSALESALDVSFLPDRPGRDLYRETRR
- the dnaX gene encoding DNA polymerase III subunit gamma/tau, with the translated sequence MYLSLYRRYRPQTFQDVTGQNTAVEVVRRAVSRGNVGHAYLFSGPRGCGKTTVARLFAKAVNCSDRGKGGEPCNVCDSCRSISEGNSLDVVEIDGASNNRVDEIRDLKTHVGLASFSSPYKVYIVDEVHMLSIGAFNALLKTLEEPPESVLFILATTEPFKVPVTIRSRCQHIPFHSIGLEDMVSRLRYVTELEKVKCDDDSLWEIARQADGGLRDGLSLLEQAMAVQDDGVDLSVVERLVGGGSHGELCRWLDGFHERGEMGTLKDLEGMFLRGASVERVLDGLYVIFRNLWIASRWGEKGIDALGLSPWESRFLTRTVGRWNEPFLRDMMELTSSLMPQGRRGLRQDVLIGILMTRLVPSETPSSIKSPTVEPPNEEPVSAKPAPVSVPASDGEDPPLWSRFGDIPHIVSALAFCAISRSDDEMEVVVSPERVFCFELLSGERNAYIMQSVLNEDGWEGRVVFRCGDRERVYEPLSAPSSQELPLEVDREDQRETVKEVKSTDVSKTEDIEVPDGDDGLLRALQVVRSQTSGEVLYLRKDEEIEKEDEIDGD
- the fliS gene encoding flagellar export chaperone FliS, translated to MEQKNQNAQLAYQVTRIRTASREQLLLITYDIAIRFCLSAESAIAKGDTEESHENLLRAQNAIRELMVSLNVQVGGSVAENLMGLYDFMHRSLVEANVEKSEEKVAMVRSMLEELRDTWQEALEKIKKEAISNNQEETVPSGGGVSFAG
- the thyX gene encoding FAD-dependent thymidylate synthase, which codes for MRVDLIYTTPDYLMAVWLAGHTCHSPKAPQELYAEPVSREKMLKLADFLIKAKHLSVMEHCSMTFAVSGVSRTLLAQYSRHRIGVSLSVQSQRYVSERSDSGAVFDHVVPPTVSASPEAMEIFSKAMESCQDYYDRLLDVGIPREDARFVLPGAITTNFVTTLNLRSFLDVYSKRVSVKGAQWEIRELLVEMGRLLLEKESWLKPYLGSDLEEKR
- the prmC gene encoding peptide chain release factor N(5)-glutamine methyltransferase, producing the protein MSLPLKDLRRLFIADLSETGVDNPDLDVDLILSHFMGVSRSWIHCHGEFPFEGATLDLMKEAVFRRKGREPLHYILGSCPFWGKTLSVRSGTLIPRPETEFLVEVALNYFDGGTFVDWGTGSGCITCAILSDRPDASCIAVDSEASAIEVAYGNLRREGFLNRCLLWHGSTPESIPVASGTVDLIVSNPPYIPSEDVPSLMPEVARYEPRSALDGGRDGLDPYRMLLPWAKRTLRPGGLLWVEFGGADQVRPLEEMAPSGMSLLEVRNDLSGIPRLMGWRRV
- a CDS encoding 1-phosphofructokinase family hexose kinase, with the protein product MIVTVTLNPAVDEGYVVRDFNPGGWFRAVSSDRSPGGKGINVSLLLNQLGHESAAMGFLAGFNGDYIRDVLRRLRITTNFVHVTGETRTNVYVVDETGRVETGISESGPEISEDALTRFLSNYRRMLNRASVVVIGGSIPPGVPQDIYRDLVSMAKDVGVETFVDAAGPAFMAGIEAGPSFAKIDHRFMSQLSGTPLSTLDNLIRAVSDLHDLGVNWAVSSYHVYGDVFFTPDGIYLAKLGDRTDVVSMFGASDALVAGLVVGYMEGMSPEEAIRFSMGCAMEDATHMAKGISGREAVERYMSTVEIEKLR
- a CDS encoding M48 family metalloprotease, with protein sequence MAEKAIFLLSLALCLFLSPVAGLAGPYEREIALGKKVASQVEEQWPIVSDPVKVARVRAVFERLLPFVERKLPYSVNLLDADFPNAFCIPGGGIYVTSGMLDFVRSDGELAAILAHELTHADKNHVMIQAERSQKLSLATLAILIASEGQAAAAMMAGVAQIAITNGYSRDLEREADLGAVDKIHRAGYPSAAALTVMEGLAAEQLKRPYVDPGVFMDHPRLSDRIDYITRFIEDSGWELSRKAALNLLVTEVRESDYRLELTVDGLPVWSSSSENREYLAEVASAISDSLELETSPHDIQIIGTLEGRKSLIISGHIIASDPLPKGTSSLSELRKGILKALSAAKDKNPTADYLS
- the trxB gene encoding thioredoxin-disulfide reductase, whose amino-acid sequence is MEQRDLVIIGAGPAGLTAAIYGRRAGLSTLVIEKGVFGGAICVTDEIENWPGVKHATGPELGDMFRDHAESLKTEFMEAEVKSIKENGDSKIVVTDKGEIEAKALIVATGASFRKLGCPGEAEFTGKGVSYCATCDGAFFEDLEIAVIGGGNTAVEEACYLTQFASKVYIVHRRDKFRADQVAVDRALANPKIQPVWDSVVEEIAGDGMVEKVVLKNVKTGEISEIPVSGVFMFVGNTPNAELVKDILETEKGGWVKTDEKMASSMKGLFVAGDLRSKSLRQVVTAASDGAIAAMSSYEYIAEHF
- the prfA gene encoding peptide chain release factor 1, producing MKLDDKLQEIAATHEEIEHKMADPSVTSNPKELQSLGKKHAELSEIVEAYEEYKRIRSELEEAKALLDSDDPEMAQLAKEEVHSLEPLLEEQEKKVTLLLLPKDPNDDKSVMVEIRAGTGGDEAALFASDLFRMYSRFAEQRRWSVEILDANETEIGGYKEIVFKVDGQGAYSDLKYESGVHRVQRVPATESGGRIHTSAATVAVLPEAEEFDVEVRQEDLKIDTYRSSGAGGQHVNMTDSAVRITHLPTGIVVTCQDERSQIKNRARAMAFLRTKLYDMEQRKRQDAEAQERKGQIGSGDRSERIRTYNFPQNRITDHRIGLTLYKLDAAMGGSITELVEALRMAEQAERMKDLDDR
- a CDS encoding flagellar protein FlgN, whose product is MPVKLEDLVAGLLRQELDLYRLLRSRIDAELEAIDGDDMDLLMSILQEKQSIISRQELLMERWGDVSSELGISEGRDEPVFWKALASAVGERGYEALISRVREIQDLVSASIDFENVAQEKMAGKLSELRSRMSRVANGKKAVRGYMGSI